A section of the Cygnus olor isolate bCygOlo1 chromosome 14, bCygOlo1.pri.v2, whole genome shotgun sequence genome encodes:
- the GDF9 gene encoding growth/differentiation factor 9 has protein sequence MEGTWRICVCFYCYIHWLSSSIQCSPRSRDSAVSDGISGLLVAPEEATSELNPLLRLPKGVRRGYALLPPLLKVLSDQGRQSWESEAPRLQPDSRALRYMKRLYKMSATKEGIPKANKSHLYNTVRLFTPCSECKHSHRDLMKGDLHSGDLLFNLDRVTALEHLLKSVLLYSFDTSVPTSSSFTCMCHLSVKEHDFSSQVCPSVSHTVAFSLHFEVRKRKWVEIDVTSFLQPLIATNRRNIHMAVNFTCLMGDPQHSTEQNSYINMALVPPSLLLYLNDTSEQAYHRWNSLRRRRKNPVRPRQRNSLLADITDDEGRENSQGKRASRRRRDENLNEAPATPPYNLSEYFKQFLFPQNECELHSFRLSFSQLKWDKWIIAPHRYSPQYCKGDCPRVVGHRYGSPVHTMVQNLIYEKLDSSVPKPSCVPAEYSPLSVLTIEPDGSIVYKEYEDMIATKCTCR, from the exons ATGGAGGGTACCTGGagaatttgtgtttgtttctattGCTATATTCACTGGCTTTCTTCTAGCATCCAGTGTTCCCCCCGCTCCAGGGACAGTGCAGTATCTGACGGGATCTCTGGGTTATTGGTAGCTCCTGAGGAGGCCACCAGTGAGCTAAATCCATTGTTGAGGCTGCCAAAAGGTGTGAGACGTGGATATGCCCTCCTGCCACCCCTTCTCAAGGTGTTGTCTGACCAGGGACGCCAGAGCTGGGAAAGCGAGGCCCCGAGGCTACAGCCAGACTCCAGAGCCCTCAGGTACATGAAGAGGCTCTATAAGATGTCTGCTACCAAGGAGGGGATCCCCAAGGCCAACAAAAGCCACCTCTATAACACTGTTCGACTTTTCACCCCGTGTTCTGAATGCAAGCACAGCCACAGGGACCTAATGAAAG GAGACCTTCACTCAGGGGATTTGCTCTTCAACCTGGATCGTGTTACTGCTCTAGAGCACTTACTCAAGTCTGTCTTGCTCTATTCGTTTGACACATCTGTTCCCActtcttcttcctttacatGCATGTGCCATTTGTCTGTTAAGGAGCATGATTTTTCTAGCCAAGTATGTCCCAGTGTTTCTCACACTGTAGCTTTTAGCCTGCACTTTGAAGTTAGAAAACGCAAGTGGGTGGAGATTGACGTGacttcttttctccagcctcTAATTGCTACTAACAGGAGGAATATTCATATGGCTGTGAACTTCACTTGTCTGATGGGTGATCCACAACACAGCACTGAACAGAACAGTTACATTAATATGGCTCTGGTtcccccttctcttctcctttacTTAAATGATACCAGTGAGCAAGCTTATCACAGGTGGAACTCACTTAGACGTAGAAGGAAAAACCCAGTGCGGCCCAGGCAAAGGAACAGTCTGCTGGCTGATATTACAGATGACGAAGGAAGAGAGAATTCGCAAGGTAAAAGGGCCTCTCGACGTCGAAGAGATGAGAATCTGAACGAAGCTCCAGCAACTCCACCTTACAATCTGAGTGaatatttcaaacaatttcTGTTTCCTCAAAATGAGTGTGAGCTTCACAGCTTCCGTCTAAGTTTTAGCCAGCTAAAATGGGACAAATGGATAATAGCACCACATAGATACAGCCCTCAGTATTGCAAAGGGGACTGTCCGAGGGTAGTGGGGCACCGTTACGGCTCTCCTGTGCATACGATGGTGCAGAACCTAATATATGAGAAACTGGACTCATCTGTTCCGAAGCCCTCTTGTGTTCCTGCTGAGTACAGCCCACTGAGCGTGCTAACAATAGAGCCCGACGGCTCCATAGTCTACAAAGAATATGAAGATATGATAGCTACGAAGTGCACTTGTCGGTAG
- the LEAP2 gene encoding liver-expressed antimicrobial peptide 2, whose protein sequence is MKSIKIWLKLGKFYSGLFQPPPPTAAPPAEAAAHTVKMHCLKVMAIFLFCSLLLSQMHCASLHQPQPHLKRQRRMTPFWRGVSLRPIGASCRDNSECITMLCRKNRCFLRSASE, encoded by the exons ATGAAGTCTATAAAAATCTGGCTGAAGCTTGGCAAGTTCTATTCAGGGCTCTTCCAACCTCCTCCGCccacagctgctcctccagccgAAGCAGCAGCCCATACTGTGAAGATGCACTGTTTGAAAGTCATGGCAATCTTCTTATTCTGCTcactgctgctcagccag ATGCACTGTGCTTCCTTGCACCAGCCACAGCCTCACCTAAAAAGACAAAGGCGGATGACACCTTTCTGGAGAGGAGTCTCACTGAGACCCATTGGAGCCTCCTGCAGGGATAATAGCGAATGCATTACAATGCTATGCAG gaaaaaccGCTGTTTCCTTAGATCGGCCTCCGAGTGA
- the LOC121077784 gene encoding cytochrome b-c1 complex subunit 8 yields MGRHFGNLARVRHVVTYSLSPFEQRAFPNVLSHGLPNVWRRFSSQVFKVVPPFVGAYLLYSWGMQEFERLKRKNPADYENDK; encoded by the exons ATGGGCCGGCACTTCGGGAACCTGGCGCGGGTGCGGCACGTCGTCACCTACAGCCTGTCGCCCTTCGAGCAGCGCGCCTTCCCCAACGTCCTCTCGCACGGGCTGCCCAACGTGTGGCGGCGCTTCAGCTCGCAGGTCTTCAAGGTGGTGCCCC CCTTCGTGGGCGCCTACCTCCTGTACTCCTGGGGCATGCAGGAGTTCGAGAGGCTGAAGAGGAAGAACCCTGCTGACTACGAGAACGACAAGTAG